The genome window GTGGCCGTGCAGGAGGGCGGCAGCTCGGGGCCGGCGTGCCGCAACGGACCGGGGACGACGCCCTCGCCCCGGCTGCCGGAGGGCGCTTGACGGCGTGCCAGGGCCCGCAGCGTGCCGAGCGCCAGCCGGGTGCCGAGCGGCAGGGTGAGCCGGGCCGCCCAGAGCGCGTCGGCCGGCGCCAGGCCGAACCGCCACGGGGCGCCGGACGCCGTGTAGAGGTCTCCGGGCCGGTCGGCGTCGGCCAGCAGCAGGCCACCGAGCGCGTCCAGCGAACGGGTCACCAGCAGTTCGGCCCGCGGGTCGTCGCAGCGGATCCGCAGGTCGGTCCACGGGGCGGCGACGCCGGCGCCGAGCCCGGTCGGCGGTCGCACCGCCGACGGAGCCAGCGGCTCCAGCTCGACCCGCAGCTCCACCGCCCAGCGCGCTCCCGGCTGCACCTCCAGGTCCCAGCGGAGCACCCCCGCCCCGGCCAGCACCGCGTGCGGCGAGGGGCGGGCACTGACGGTCGCGCTGTGGCCCCGACCGATCCAGCGCAGCCCGGCGGACTGCACCTGGGGCGGGATGTCCGGCAGACGGGTCCCGGCGCCGATCTCGGCCAGGTTGCCCAGGTCGGTACCGAGGGTGATCTCCAGCGGAAGTCGGACCGGTCGGCTGCCGGCGTTGCGGACGGTGATCGCCTCCGTGCCGTCGGCGTGCCGAAGGCGCTCGACGGTCAGGGCCGGATCCGGGTCGAGCTCACCGGGCACCCGGACCGCGCCGAGGAACCGGGCCTGGGCCGCCGTGGTGAGTTCGCCGTGCAGAGCGAGCGGCTCGATCCCGCCGAGCCGGACCTCCATCCGGTGCAACTGGCGGATCCCGGAGCGGTAGAAGCCGTGCAGCCCGTCGCCGTGCAGCTGCCCGTCGGGACCGGAGGAGACCATGGCCGGGGCGCTGACGCAGAGCACGTCGGCGTGGGCCGTGGCGGGCTGGCGACGGGACTGTGGGCCGGGGCGACCGGCGCCGGCCGGGACGGCGTCGGGCCGGTTGGACGCGGCCGGGGGCGCCCCGGCGACCGTCTCGGCCGGGATCGCGGTCTGTGCTGGCCTGGGGGCCGTCACCGGGCTCTCCTCCTGTCGGTGGACAGCGCGGGCCCAGGGGCTGCTGCTGTCAGGTCTGCTCTCGGTCGCGCGCGGGCCTGACCGCTCGTCTCCCGGCGGTGCGCCGGAATCACGGTGAGGCACTCCCCGGAGCCCGGGGACGGCCGCACCGCCGAGGCGGGACAGCCACGAGCTGCGGGCCCGGTGCCGCCCCTCCGAGTGAACGCGGGGCACCGGGCTCAGGTCACGCCCCGCCGCTCGGCGGAACGACACCGGCTCGCAGGTCGCCCCGGGGTCGTGGCGGTCGCCCCCGCCCCGCCGCCCCCGGTCCGCGTTCCGGGCCCCGGCCGGTACGGACGGACTGCGCCGACGCCCCTCGTCGGGCGCCAGGATACGGTGCCGACGGGGTACCGATCGCACCGGGAAGTGCCCGAACCCGACCCGGACCGGACCCGCGACCAGCGCCGGCCGATCCGGGGCCGGAGCAGCCGGAGGAACGCGCGCACCCACCGCGCCGAGCACAACAGACGAAGGAGTCTCATGTCCGTCGTGATCCGTCAGCCAGGCGTCGTCCTGACCGACCACCTCTTCCAGGTGCCGCTGGACCACGCAGCGCCCCAGGGCGAGCAGATCGAGGTCTACGCCCGTGAGGTGGTCGCGGCGGGCAAGGAGCGGGAGGACCTGCCCTGGCTGCTCTTCCTGCAGGGCGGCCCCGGCGGCCGGGCCGGCCGCCCGCTCGGGCGGGACAGCTGGCTGGACCGGGCGCTGGACGACTACCGGGTGCTGCTCCTCGACCAGCGCGGCACCGGGCGCTCCACCCCGGCCAACCGCCAGACCCTGCCGCTGCGCGGCGGGGCGGCCGAGCAGGCCGAGTACCTGGCCTGCTTCCGGGCCGACTCGATCGTCCGCGACGCCGAGCTGATCCGTCGTCAGCTGCTCGGTGAGCAGGGACAGTGGACCCTGCTGGGGCAGAGCTACGGCGGCTTCTGCACGCTCACCTACCTGTCGTTGGCGCCCGAGGGCCTGCGCGCGGCGATGGTCACCGGCGGCCTGGCCGGCCTGCGCAGCAGCGCCGCCGACGTCTACCGCGCCGCCTACCCCCGGGTGACCCGGAAGAACGCCGCGCACTACGCCCGGTACCCG of Kitasatospora viridis contains these proteins:
- a CDS encoding glycogen debranching N-terminal domain-containing protein, which codes for MTAPRPAQTAIPAETVAGAPPAASNRPDAVPAGAGRPGPQSRRQPATAHADVLCVSAPAMVSSGPDGQLHGDGLHGFYRSGIRQLHRMEVRLGGIEPLALHGELTTAAQARFLGAVRVPGELDPDPALTVERLRHADGTEAITVRNAGSRPVRLPLEITLGTDLGNLAEIGAGTRLPDIPPQVQSAGLRWIGRGHSATVSARPSPHAVLAGAGVLRWDLEVQPGARWAVELRVELEPLAPSAVRPPTGLGAGVAAPWTDLRIRCDDPRAELLVTRSLDALGGLLLADADRPGDLYTASGAPWRFGLAPADALWAARLTLPLGTRLALGTLRALARRQAPSGSRGEGVVPGPLRHAGPELPPSCTATEATLLFVTLLAEAWRWGLPRAETAELLPAAERALAALRATAEAGLVDGFVADLTRLGDDRSTAPPVARAEVQAQAHRAALHGAELLEAFGRPGAQHWRDWAQELRGRFRERFWVDDLSGGRPAAALTADGRVVNAVTSSFVHLLDLGLGAEGTSLPGLLDREQTRLLAQRLVAPELDCGWGLRTLGAKSPRFNPLGHRSGAVRVLETALAVSGLADAGFEREAGTLLEGLLDAGAHFAGRVPEMYAGEQRLPNCSPVPHPAACRPAAASAAAAAHAVFALAGVRPDVPAGRAVARPVSTAPLGELELAGLRVAGEPFSVRVSRIGVAVVEEASPQLQLGKG